In Bradyrhizobium paxllaeri, the genomic stretch TCAATTAGCGGCTCCCGCTGCAAATGCCGTAAGCAATGCTTTTCCCTGCGGCCAGGCCTCAAGCCCGCTTGCCTCATTGATGTGGCCAACTTCTCCCACCTCCACGATGCCGCTGCCCCACTGGCGCGCTCTCTCACGCGAATATTCGACCGTGCCATATGGATCGTTCGTGCTCGCGACGATGAGCGAGGGAAAGCGGAATTTGCTCGATGGCGGATTGACGAAACTTGCGGCCTCGATCGGGAAGGCCGGCCCTACTGGATCAGGAACTGCAACGAGAAACGCGCCCGCGACCCGCGCCGTCGAAACCTGCTGCCAGTGCGCAACCAGAAGACACGCCAGGCTGTGAGCGACGAGCAGCGGCGGCTTTGACGCCGCACCGACGGCGCGATTGAGCGCTTCGATCCAGTCCTTCAGCTCCGGCCGGTCCCAGTCGGCGGGCTGGAAGCGGCGGCAGCGCGGGTCGCTCGTTTCCCAGCGGCTTTGCCAGTGCTTCTCGCCCGATCCGCCAATTCCGGGCAGGATGATGATGTCGGTCATGTCGGCTCCGTTGTTGTTTGCAACGGGCGAAACTGACGGCTTCCGCTATCCTCTGGAATGGGCAATCATCGGAAAAGACGTCCTCCTGCCGATGGATTCAAGGTCTTCATGTCCCGAGAAAGTTTTGCCCCCGCGCTTGATCCGACCGATATCGCGATCATCGAAGCAATGCAGGAGGACGGGCGCATCGCGATTTCAGAGCTTGGCCGCAGAATAGGGCTTTCGCAGCCCGCGACTTCGGAGCGGGTCAAGCGGCTGGAGGAGCGCGGAATCATCACCGGCTATACCGCGAAGATCGATCCGGCCGCGCTCGGCTTGCGGATGATGGCCGTCATCCGCCTGCGCACGACCCACGAACATATCCAGTCCTGCCTGAAGCAGTTTGCCAAAATGCCTCACGTGATGGAGGTGCTGCGGCTGACCGGCGAGGATTGCTTCATTCTCAAGGTGTTCGTACCGTCACCGCAGGAGCTTGAAACGATCGTCGATACGGTCGCGCGGCACGGCGCGGTGACGACGTCGCTGGTGTTACGCAGCGAGGAGCCGAAGCCGATCGGGCGAGCGTTGATCCAGCGAGCGTAGCTGTCTCCGCGTCCGGGCCAAGTGCACTGCAACATATGATTGAGCGATTGACACGCTGCTCGCGGCCAGATGCAATGCTATTCCCAGTATAGTGAATAGCAGGTAGCGTCATGAAATCCGCGTTCCTCTCCCGCAAATTATTGCCGATCGTTAGCGCCGCAGCCTTTGCCCTGGCGATCCTGCCAGCCTCGGCCAGCCCCTATACTTCGCTGGTCGTGTTTGGTGACAGCCTTTCCGACAGCGGCAACAACGCCCTCGTGATTGGCACCAATGGCAGCCAGGTCATTACCGGCAACACCTACGTTCCGAGCCTGCCCTATGCCTCCGGGGTCTATAGCAACGGGCCCGTTTGGGCATCGGACGTCGCGGCGAAGCTCGGCATCCAGCTTCAACCTTCGCTCGCCGGCGGAACGAACTATGCATTTGGTGGAGCGACCACGGGGCCAGCCGGCAACGGCTTTCCGTTCAGTCTGCTCACCCAGGCCAACCAGTATCTGGCCACCAACACTGTCTCGGCGAGCGCGCTCTACGTCATTGCCGGTGGCGGCAACGATGCCCGCGCTGCGTTGAACACGATCGCAGCCTGCCAAGGGGTGTGTCTCGGACCAACGGTGGCGAGCACCGCAGCTGCATACGCAGCCAATGTCGGTGCCATGGTGGACACGCTTCAAGCTGGCGGCGCGAAGAACATCATCGTCTGGAATACGCCAAATCTCGGCCTTGCGCCGGCCGTTACCGCTGCGGGCGCCTCCGTGCTCGGAACCTTCCTCGCCAGCAGCATGAATGTCGCGCTCACCGCGGAACTGGCTGGTGAAGCCGGCGTAAAGATCTTCGACATCTTCGGCCTGGGCACGACGATCGCACTTGATCCGGCAGCGTTTGGCTTCACCAACGTCACCGATGCCTGTGGGGCGATTACGCTGAACTGCAACACCTACGCCTATTGGGACGGAATTCATCCGACAGCCGCCGCTCACATGGTGATCGCCGACGCCTTCGTTTCGGTTGCGGCCGTTCCGGAGCCTTCCACCTGGGCCATGCTGATCGCCGGGTTCGCCGGGATTGGCTTTGTCGCCTATCGCCGCCGGAACAGCGCTGTCTCGGCCTGCTGAACGCCGATTGGAGCGCGTGCGGATTGCTGGCACGCCGCGCTTTCTATAAGCACGCTGCGATCACGGCGGCGCGGCCTGCGGTTGGAGGCTTGCGTCATGGCCGGGCTTGTCCCGGCCATCCACGTCTTTCGTGCTATGTCGAAGCAAGCAAAGACGTGGATGCCCGGCACCCGGCTACGCTAAGGCTTCGCCGTGGCGTTCCTATCCTGGCGCGCCGGAGCTTCAGCGGAGGCGGCAAGGCCGGGCATGACGAAAGGCTATTTACTCGGCGGCTGCGCGCCGCCTCAGTTCTTCAGCACGATGCGCCCGACGACCTTGCCGGCGCGGAGTTCGTCGATCCATTTCTGGACGTCGGCCATCGGCTCTTCCTTCATCGGTGTCGGCTTGATCTTGCCGGCGCGGGCGAGCGCCATCAGCTCCTTGGCCTCGGCGAGCGTGCCGACCATGAAGCCTTCGACGGTCATGCGCTTGTAGACCCATTGCACCATCGGCAGGCTGAAATTGCCGCCCATCAGGCCGGAGACCACGACCTTGCCGCCGCGGGCGACGGTCGCAACCGCAAACGCCATCGATTTCTCGTTGCCGGCGAAATCGACGACGCCGTCAAAGCCGCCTTCGGTTTCTTTCAGGATGCGCCTGACGATTTCCGGCTCGGCCGGATCGTAGGCGACCGCCGCGCCGTTCTTGAGCGCGGTCTCGCGTGCGGCCGGCGAGAGATCGGCGACGGTGATGTTCTGCTTGAACATGGCTTGCGCGAATGACAGCCCCATCATGCCGACGCCGCCGAGCCCGATCAGCAGCAAATTGCGCTGGCGCGGGCGGTCGACCAGCCGCTTCAGCGCGCCATAGGCTGTCACGCCTGAGCACATCAGCGTCGCCGCCTGGTTGACGGGCAGGGGATCGTAGTCGAGCAGGTACTTGGCGTCGGGTACCAGCACGTGGGTGGCAAAGCCGCCGTCGATGGAGACGCCGAGGAAGCGCTGCTTGACGCAGAGGTTTTCATCGCCGCTGGCGCAGTCGCGGCACTGGCCGCAGCCGATCCAGGGAAACACCGCCTGCTTCTTGCCGATCAGCTCCTTCGGCGCATCGGGGCCGACTTCATCGACGACGCCGGCAATCTCATGCCCGAGCGTGAACGGCAGCGTCATGCCGCGCGTGGTGTCGAGCCGTTTGCCGCCGCCGAGATCGGCATAGCCGTCCTGGATGTGCAGATCCGAATGGCAGAGCCCGCAGCGCTCGATGCGGACGAGGACTTCGCGTCCTTGCGGCTTCGGCGTGTCGATGATGGTTTCGCACAATGGCGCATCGAACTTGACGAGGGATTGACGGACCATTCGCGCCATGGCGTTCACTCCTTATACGGCGTTTGCTTTTGTCTTTCGTATATCGGCCAATTCACGGGCCATGGCAACAAAGCCGGAAACCGGAATGGTTTCGGCGCGCCGTGTCGGATCGATCTGCGCGGCGGCGGCGAGCCGCGTCGGATCGACCGACAGCGATTTGAGGCTCTGCCGCAGCATTTTCCGGCGCTGGCCGAAGGCAGCGGCCGCGACCTGTTCGAGCGTGCGGCGGTCGCAGGGCTCCGGCGCCGCGCGCGGCACCAGGCGCACGACCGAGGAGGTGACTTTCGGTTGCGGCACGAACGCGGCCGGCGAAATGTCAAACAGGATCTTGGTCTCGCTACGCCAGTTGGCGAGCACTGCGAGCCTGCCATAGGCCTCTTCGTTTTCCTTGGCGACGATGCGCTCGGCGACCTCGCGCTGAAACATCAAGACCATCATGTCGTACCAGGGCGGCCATGGCTCGATCGAGAGCCAGTCCACCAAAAGCGCGGTCGCGATGTTGTAGGGCAGGTTGGCGACGATTTTTGCACGCTCGCCGCCGAGCATCGGACGGGGATCGAAAGTTTGTGCGTCGGCGTGCACGATCTCGAGCCGGCCGGGATAGCGTTTGGCGATGTAGTCGAGCGGCGCCAGCGCGCGCTCGTCGCGCTCGACCGCGATGACGCGCTTGGCGCCGAGCGCGAGTAGCGCGCGCGTCAGTCCGCCGGGGCCGGGGCCGACCTCGATGACAACAGCGCCTTCGAGGGGACCTGCGGCGCGCGCAATCCGCGCGGTGAGGTTGAGGTCGAGCAGAAAATTCTGGCCGAGCGATTTGCGGGCCGAGAGGGAATGTTCGCGGATGACCTCGCGCAGCGGCGGCAGATCGTCGATCGCGCTCATTGAGGCTTGGTCGCCGCCATGCGCGCGGCGAGCCGCAATGCTGCGGCAAGACTAGACGGATTGGCCTTGCCGCTGCCGGCAATGTCGAAGGCGGTGCCGTGGTCCGGCGATGTCCGGATGAACGGCAGTCCGAGCGTCACGTTGACGGCGTCCTCGAACGCAATGGTCTTGATCGGGATCAGCGCCTGGTCGTGATACATGCAGATGGCGCAGTCGTAGTTCTTGCGCGCCGCGGCGTGGAACATGGTGTCCGCGGGCAGCGGGCCGCGCGCGTCGATGCCGTCCTTGCGCAGGATGTCGACGGCGGGGGCGACGATCTCGATGTCCTCGCGGCCGAGCGAGCCGTCCTCGCCGGCATGCGGATTGAGGCCCGATAGCGCCAGGCGCGGAGAGCCAAGGCCGAAATGCGCTTTCAGATCGGTGGCCGCAATCCGCGCCGTGCTCACGATCAGCTCGGTCGAAAGCTGGGCCAGCGCCTCGCGCAGCGACAGATGGATGGTGACGGGAACGACGGCGAGCGCCGGCGACCACAACATCATCACCGGCTGCGGCAGCTTCCCGCCATCGGCGGCCAGCTCGGCGAGAAACTCGGTGTGGCCGGGATGGCGGAAGCCGGCGCGGTACAGCACGCTCTTGGCGATCGGGTTGGTGACGACGGCGCCGGCGCGGCCTTGCCGGACATGGTCGACCGCCATGCGGATGGAGGCGAGCACCGCGCCTGCACTGCTGTCGTCGGGCTGTCCGGGGCGCGCGGTTGCGGTTTCGCCGGTCGCGACCACGGGGAGGGCGTTCGCAAAGGCGGCGCCCGCTTCCTCAGGG encodes the following:
- a CDS encoding RBBP9/YdeN family alpha/beta hydrolase, with the protein product MTDIIILPGIGGSGEKHWQSRWETSDPRCRRFQPADWDRPELKDWIEALNRAVGAASKPPLLVAHSLACLLVAHWQQVSTARVAGAFLVAVPDPVGPAFPIEAASFVNPPSSKFRFPSLIVASTNDPYGTVEYSRERARQWGSGIVEVGEVGHINEASGLEAWPQGKALLTAFAAGAAN
- a CDS encoding Lrp/AsnC family transcriptional regulator, producing the protein MSRESFAPALDPTDIAIIEAMQEDGRIAISELGRRIGLSQPATSERVKRLEERGIITGYTAKIDPAALGLRMMAVIRLRTTHEHIQSCLKQFAKMPHVMEVLRLTGEDCFILKVFVPSPQELETIVDTVARHGAVTTSLVLRSEEPKPIGRALIQRA
- a CDS encoding alcohol dehydrogenase, with the translated sequence MARMVRQSLVKFDAPLCETIIDTPKPQGREVLVRIERCGLCHSDLHIQDGYADLGGGKRLDTTRGMTLPFTLGHEIAGVVDEVGPDAPKELIGKKQAVFPWIGCGQCRDCASGDENLCVKQRFLGVSIDGGFATHVLVPDAKYLLDYDPLPVNQAATLMCSGVTAYGALKRLVDRPRQRNLLLIGLGGVGMMGLSFAQAMFKQNITVADLSPAARETALKNGAAVAYDPAEPEIVRRILKETEGGFDGVVDFAGNEKSMAFAVATVARGGKVVVSGLMGGNFSLPMVQWVYKRMTVEGFMVGTLAEAKELMALARAGKIKPTPMKEEPMADVQKWIDELRAGKVVGRIVLKN
- the rsmA gene encoding 16S rRNA (adenine(1518)-N(6)/adenine(1519)-N(6))-dimethyltransferase RsmA codes for the protein MSAIDDLPPLREVIREHSLSARKSLGQNFLLDLNLTARIARAAGPLEGAVVIEVGPGPGGLTRALLALGAKRVIAVERDERALAPLDYIAKRYPGRLEIVHADAQTFDPRPMLGGERAKIVANLPYNIATALLVDWLSIEPWPPWYDMMVLMFQREVAERIVAKENEEAYGRLAVLANWRSETKILFDISPAAFVPQPKVTSSVVRLVPRAAPEPCDRRTLEQVAAAAFGQRRKMLRQSLKSLSVDPTRLAAAAQIDPTRRAETIPVSGFVAMARELADIRKTKANAV
- the pdxA gene encoding 4-hydroxythreonine-4-phosphate dehydrogenase PdxA, giving the protein MAKPLALTSGEPAGIGPDIALEAWRRRGELDLPPFYLLGDRTFFAERAKILGLPVELADAAPEEAGAAFANALPVVATGETATARPGQPDDSSAGAVLASIRMAVDHVRQGRAGAVVTNPIAKSVLYRAGFRHPGHTEFLAELAADGGKLPQPVMMLWSPALAVVPVTIHLSLREALAQLSTELIVSTARIAATDLKAHFGLGSPRLALSGLNPHAGEDGSLGREDIEIVAPAVDILRKDGIDARGPLPADTMFHAAARKNYDCAICMYHDQALIPIKTIAFEDAVNVTLGLPFIRTSPDHGTAFDIAGSGKANPSSLAAALRLAARMAATKPQ